A single genomic interval of Musa acuminata AAA Group cultivar baxijiao chromosome BXJ3-4, Cavendish_Baxijiao_AAA, whole genome shotgun sequence harbors:
- the LOC135634842 gene encoding receptor-like serine/threonine-protein kinase SD1-6 — MSPEYAMDGIFSVKSDVFSFGVLVLEIVSGRKNRGVYQSSHHLNLLAHIWSLWNEGKGLELADASMGQSSLPVTEVMKCIKVGLLCVQDRPEDRPTMSSVVVM, encoded by the exons ATGTCTCCCGAGTACGCCATGGACGGAATCTTCTCGGTCAAATCTGACGTCTTCAGCTTCGGTGTTTTGGTGCTGGAAATCGTAAGTGGCAGAAAGAACAGAGGAGTCTATCAATCTTCACACCACCTAAATCTTCTAGCACAT atATGGAGTCTTTGGAATGAAGGTAAAGGGTTGGAATTAGCGGATGCGTCAATGGGGCAGTCGTCGCTTCCCGTGACCGAAGTCATGAAGTGTATAAAAGTGGGACTTCTGTGCGTTCAGGATCGACCAGAAGACAGACCAACGATGTCTTCGGTGGTGGTGATGTAG